Proteins encoded in a region of the Bacillus sp. T3 genome:
- a CDS encoding zinc-ribbon domain-containing protein, which translates to MKELVGKVCPYCKTELKDGVSVKFCPACGTPHHEECWAENKGCSTFGCSEQQHESQVLNITDSCSKCGTPLGDGQAFCPKCGSSRNIRQLNKCGKCGVEMQSGQEFCTNCGQKAGLAVDSSVAAKIGQFNTVVENMKTPSKSIIAILAAVAVLVILIFTFKSEVNFKKVYSSIGGDEDYCTLAKDGSYLKIDTNPSDIEDDFSVIAMQMIKDANKELGFSENLIAKMGETRSLDGRQKEENDQVAVSWTYHPDNGLEVLYEKKK; encoded by the coding sequence ATGAAAGAACTTGTTGGCAAGGTTTGTCCGTATTGCAAAACGGAATTAAAAGATGGTGTGTCAGTAAAATTTTGTCCTGCGTGTGGAACGCCCCATCATGAAGAGTGTTGGGCAGAAAATAAAGGATGTTCTACATTTGGATGCTCGGAACAGCAACATGAATCGCAAGTTTTGAATATTACTGATTCATGTTCCAAATGCGGAACACCTCTTGGAGATGGGCAGGCATTCTGCCCGAAGTGTGGTTCATCAAGAAACATCCGACAATTGAACAAATGCGGCAAATGCGGAGTAGAAATGCAAAGTGGACAAGAATTTTGTACGAATTGCGGACAGAAGGCCGGATTAGCAGTTGATTCTTCGGTTGCAGCAAAAATTGGTCAATTTAATACAGTTGTGGAAAATATGAAAACTCCATCGAAATCGATAATTGCCATTTTAGCGGCTGTTGCTGTACTTGTTATATTAATCTTTACTTTTAAATCAGAAGTTAATTTTAAGAAAGTATATAGTAGCATTGGCGGGGATGAAGACTATTGTACACTTGCTAAGGATGGTAGCTACCTTAAAATAGATACAAATCCTTCAGATATTGAAGATGATTTTTCGGTAATTGCTATGCAGATGATAAAAGATGCTAATAAGGAGTTAGGGTTCTCTGAAAATCTAATTGCAAAAATGGGAGAGACACGCTCCCTTGACGGAAGGCAAAAAGAAGAAAACGATCAAGTTGCTGTGAGTTGGACATATCATCCTGACAATGGTTTGGAAGTCCTGTATGAGAAAAAGAAGTAA
- a CDS encoding FHA domain-containing protein — translation MFLPGTTSIGNNGKNTIVLFKDKLVGPNHCDIILEGSKYVLIDKGTPMGTVVNGQRITRYILRQGDAIAIGNSVLVFNTK, via the coding sequence TTGTTTTTACCTGGAACAACAAGCATAGGAAATAATGGAAAAAACACTATTGTATTATTTAAAGATAAATTGGTTGGCCCGAATCATTGCGATATTATTTTAGAGGGTAGCAAATATGTTCTTATTGATAAAGGTACACCAATGGGAACGGTTGTTAACGGGCAACGAATTACACGTTATATTTTAAGGCAAGGCGATGCTATAGCAATTGGCAATTCTGTCTTAGTATTTAATACAAAATAA
- a CDS encoding EsaB/YukD family protein, with product MAQVNTVIVDATGNKEQKVGLPDDVKCGIIMVKLVEKIKLPSVGPDGNPISYKFIHKVSGRQLLETQTFAEAGIKDGDVLRLQPEITAGR from the coding sequence ATGGCACAGGTAAATACAGTTATTGTTGATGCAACAGGAAATAAAGAACAAAAAGTGGGTTTGCCGGATGATGTTAAATGCGGCATTATTATGGTCAAATTGGTTGAAAAAATTAAGTTGCCTTCTGTTGGACCTGATGGTAATCCAATCAGTTATAAGTTTATTCATAAGGTGAGCGGCCGCCAATTACTTGAAACACAAACATTTGCTGAAGCAGGTATAAAAGACGGAGATGTTCTTCGTTTGCAACCTGAGATTACGGCAGGACGTTAA
- a CDS encoding S1C family serine protease → MRKIITFILVNIIAWLTFSFSAFAIDFKVEDKYNAVFVVTSGQSLGSGFSIGKNCIISNSHIIVNQKDIHITTYDHKKYAANVFCMDTSLDIVVLQVKDVKFEHLTIADYNNSPVGSDVYTIGAPNSMAYTLTKGVLSAKDRQIGANKYLQIDAAINRGNSGGPLLDEKGNVIGVNTMKVGETEGIGLAIPMTTVSNYLKENGIKVNAFGNVEDEISIENQSGNSDTPSINSNQNKIVSNNWTGTFIGIGVAMILLTIILATVILYKNRTIKPKLNKNDRTEFDIDIF, encoded by the coding sequence ATGCGTAAAATAATAACTTTTATTTTAGTGAACATAATTGCATGGCTCACTTTTTCTTTTTCTGCCTTTGCAATAGATTTTAAAGTAGAAGATAAATATAATGCGGTATTTGTAGTAACTTCAGGGCAAAGTTTGGGTAGTGGGTTTTCTATTGGGAAAAATTGCATTATTAGTAATTCTCACATTATAGTAAATCAAAAAGATATACATATAACTACTTACGACCACAAAAAATATGCAGCAAACGTTTTTTGCATGGACACTTCATTAGATATTGTTGTTTTGCAAGTGAAAGATGTAAAATTCGAACATTTAACCATTGCTGATTACAATAACAGCCCTGTTGGTTCTGATGTTTATACCATCGGAGCACCCAATAGTATGGCTTACACTCTAACTAAAGGTGTTTTATCTGCAAAGGACAGGCAAATTGGAGCAAATAAGTATTTACAGATAGATGCTGCCATCAATCGAGGGAATAGTGGTGGTCCATTGCTTGACGAAAAGGGAAATGTTATTGGAGTGAATACGATGAAGGTTGGGGAGACAGAAGGCATTGGTCTTGCTATTCCTATGACAACCGTTAGCAATTATTTAAAGGAAAATGGAATTAAAGTCAATGCTTTTGGTAATGTTGAGGATGAAATAAGTATAGAAAATCAAAGCGGAAATTCAGACACACCATCTATCAATTCTAATCAAAATAAAATTGTTTCAAATAATTGGACTGGGACTTTTATTGGAATAGGTGTAGCAATGATTCTATTAACGATCATTCTTGCAACTGTAATTCTATATAAAAATAGAACCATAAAACCAAAGCTTAATAAAAATGACAGAACAGAATTTGATATTGATATATTTTAG
- a CDS encoding cytochrome c biogenesis protein CcdA, translated as MEDINIFIALGAGFLSFISPCCLPLYPAFLSYITGMSVGELKSENGMLQKRSLLHTLFFLIGFSIIFIALGFATSFIGTFFREYNDFIRQIGAIFIVLFGLVIVGVFKPEFLMKERRFEIKNRPSGYVGSILIGMAFAAGWTPCTGPILGVVISLASTNPSSGMLYMIAYLLGFAIPFFILSFFIGRMQWIRRNNVKIMKIGGYIMIVMGIILFFDWMTKIIIFIQQFTGGFTGF; from the coding sequence TTGGAAGATATTAATATTTTTATAGCACTCGGTGCAGGGTTTTTAAGCTTTATTTCACCGTGTTGTTTACCATTATATCCGGCTTTCCTTTCATATATAACTGGGATGTCTGTTGGAGAGTTAAAAAGTGAAAATGGGATGCTGCAAAAACGCAGTTTGCTACATACATTATTTTTCCTAATCGGTTTTTCGATTATCTTTATTGCTTTGGGCTTTGCGACTTCATTTATCGGGACATTTTTCCGAGAATACAATGATTTTATTCGCCAAATCGGGGCGATTTTCATCGTTTTATTCGGATTAGTAATTGTTGGCGTTTTCAAACCTGAATTTTTAATGAAGGAAAGACGCTTTGAAATCAAGAATCGACCTTCTGGCTACGTTGGCTCGATTTTAATTGGGATGGCGTTCGCTGCGGGCTGGACTCCATGTACAGGTCCAATCCTTGGTGTGGTAATTTCACTTGCAAGTACAAATCCAAGCTCTGGCATGCTGTATATGATTGCTTATTTACTTGGTTTTGCGATTCCTTTCTTTATCCTTTCATTCTTCATTGGCAGAATGCAATGGATTCGTCGCAACAATGTTAAAATCATGAAAATTGGTGGCTACATTATGATTGTGATGGGGATCATTTTGTTCTTTGATTGGATGACAAAAATTATTATTTTTATCCAGCAATTTACCGGTGGATTCACTGGTTTCTAA
- a CDS encoding DUF2621 domain-containing protein, with the protein MLQDYFMWFIAFWCVVMVGLMTIGGYFMFRKFLKKLPKDDGKSDMDWELHYINETIELWGEEQKAFLNDLVSPVPELFRDVAKQKIAGKIGELALNENAKAITEDLIIRGYILATPKRDHKFLRKKMDERKIDLNPYESLFL; encoded by the coding sequence ATGCTCCAGGATTATTTTATGTGGTTTATCGCCTTTTGGTGTGTGGTCATGGTTGGATTGATGACCATTGGCGGTTATTTTATGTTTCGTAAATTTCTTAAGAAGCTTCCGAAAGATGACGGAAAGTCGGATATGGATTGGGAGCTACATTATATTAACGAAACAATCGAGCTTTGGGGTGAGGAGCAAAAGGCGTTCCTTAATGATTTAGTCAGTCCTGTGCCCGAATTGTTTCGCGATGTGGCAAAGCAGAAAATTGCTGGGAAGATTGGCGAGCTGGCCTTGAATGAAAATGCGAAGGCGATTACGGAGGATTTGATTATTCGTGGCTATATTTTGGCGACTCCAAAACGGGATCATAAATTTTTGCGCAAAAAAATGGACGAGCGCAAAATTGACCTTAACCCCTATGAAAGTTTATTTTTATAA
- a CDS encoding ThiF family adenylyltransferase: MSIETINLSNEDFEEDKYSRLKLISWWEQERLANAKIMVVGAGAIGNELIKNLALLGIGTVFIVDMDTIEHTNLTRSVLFRSKDIGRKKADIAAERAMEINPDIKAIALNANVIDDIGLGVFRRIDVVLGGLDNREARLFINQSCYKVNTTWIDGAIEALNGFARVFTPSSGACYECTMTETDWKLINKRKSCALLTQEQMAEGKTPTTPTSSSVIAGIEVQEMLKILHSDRNLPTLAGKGYVFNGLTHDSYVVEYQRKVDCLNHYIYKNIEETEYSVRNTTLSSFLRKVKNDLGEQAIIEFDRNIAISSKCECGNKKELFLPIHKLKGEMLICSKCSKTMPFESIHSVSGDEDYLEKTLYEIGIPLLHVVSGRSGMVTKHYEFSADENEIFMGVSNRRK, encoded by the coding sequence ATGAGTATTGAAACCATTAACCTATCAAATGAAGATTTTGAGGAAGATAAATATAGCCGCTTAAAATTGATTAGCTGGTGGGAGCAAGAACGACTTGCAAATGCAAAAATAATGGTTGTTGGTGCTGGAGCTATAGGCAATGAACTAATCAAAAACCTTGCATTGCTTGGAATAGGTACAGTTTTTATTGTTGATATGGATACAATTGAGCATACGAATCTCACTCGTTCAGTTCTTTTTAGGTCAAAAGACATAGGTAGAAAAAAGGCGGATATAGCTGCTGAGCGTGCCATGGAAATCAACCCTGATATTAAAGCAATAGCACTGAATGCAAATGTTATTGACGATATTGGTCTTGGTGTTTTTCGGCGTATAGATGTTGTGTTGGGTGGCCTTGACAATCGCGAAGCCCGTCTCTTTATCAATCAATCCTGCTACAAGGTAAATACTACTTGGATAGATGGTGCAATTGAGGCATTAAATGGGTTTGCACGTGTATTTACTCCTTCGAGCGGTGCATGTTATGAATGCACAATGACTGAAACCGACTGGAAATTAATAAATAAAAGAAAATCATGTGCGCTCTTAACTCAGGAACAGATGGCTGAGGGTAAAACCCCAACCACACCTACATCATCTTCGGTTATTGCAGGTATTGAAGTTCAAGAAATGTTAAAAATTTTGCATTCGGACAGAAATTTGCCTACGCTCGCGGGAAAAGGTTACGTTTTTAATGGGCTTACGCACGATTCATATGTAGTGGAATATCAACGCAAAGTGGACTGTTTAAACCACTATATTTATAAGAACATCGAGGAAACTGAATATTCCGTTAGAAATACAACTCTCTCCTCGTTCTTAAGAAAAGTCAAAAATGATTTAGGAGAGCAAGCAATTATCGAATTTGATAGAAATATTGCTATTTCATCAAAATGTGAATGTGGCAATAAAAAGGAGCTATTCTTACCTATTCACAAACTAAAAGGTGAAATGCTTATTTGCAGTAAATGTAGCAAAACAATGCCTTTTGAAAGTATACATAGTGTTAGTGGTGATGAGGATTATCTTGAAAAAACACTATATGAAATTGGAATACCCCTTTTGCATGTAGTATCTGGGCGATCTGGTATGGTTACAAAGCATTATGAATTTTCCGCTGATGAAAATGAAATCTTTATGGGGGTTTCGAATAGGAGGAAATAA
- a CDS encoding ubiquitin-conjugating enzyme E2: MTARMRRLSSDYEEIKKEFAGHSYVKVAPNNNELPDKYNITYFVNGIYLLPDGKIEILGRHEVEITLHAEYPRFKPICKISTPIWHPNFKDGQICIGDIWGAGESLSDIIINIGDMIQYKSWNSYSPLSADAAQWAMENKHIFPVGTLELRRVDYSATISEVEINLFDEKGQVISESVDEELSKTNEELATTITAVFDEEKPIGNDFDIIADDLVGIEFVPTVQRMQSLQHGGVVKGRKINFKTILMKGLLWGLIGGVIGWLLQELIKINTDTVLGWMGHGSLKDLYAKILEGSLIEDKGIEIIKNAVRIESAFFAAFIAVGLGALLGLGEGLYYGSKEKAFKYFGIGAGISIVIGFVSGYIAQYIYSTLLFDSSTEIGAAFIRGLGWGVMGLGVGFAIGLIKPEKKRILFCSLGGLAGGFVGGFIFNFIFQSTNTGENDSGMIPRAIGIIIMGLLIGLGIGLLEQFAKAAWLKVVRGEFEGKEYLVFTWNNKHRK, encoded by the coding sequence ATGACTGCAAGAATGAGAAGATTATCTTCAGATTACGAGGAAATCAAAAAAGAGTTTGCGGGACATTCTTATGTTAAAGTGGCACCCAATAACAATGAATTACCAGATAAATATAACATTACATATTTTGTAAATGGAATTTATTTGTTGCCTGATGGCAAGATTGAAATATTAGGGCGTCACGAGGTCGAGATAACCCTTCATGCAGAATATCCTCGCTTTAAACCTATTTGTAAAATATCAACACCCATTTGGCATCCGAATTTCAAGGATGGGCAAATTTGTATTGGTGATATTTGGGGTGCTGGTGAATCGCTTTCTGATATTATAATCAATATTGGTGATATGATACAGTATAAATCTTGGAATTCATACAGTCCTTTATCTGCCGATGCAGCCCAGTGGGCTATGGAAAACAAACATATATTCCCTGTTGGGACTTTAGAACTTCGCAGAGTAGATTATTCTGCTACTATTAGCGAGGTTGAAATCAATTTATTTGATGAAAAGGGTCAAGTTATTTCTGAGTCAGTTGATGAAGAATTGTCTAAAACAAATGAAGAACTGGCAACAACGATAACAGCAGTTTTCGATGAAGAAAAACCTATTGGAAATGATTTTGATATTATTGCAGATGATCTTGTTGGCATAGAATTTGTTCCAACCGTACAGCGAATGCAATCTTTACAACATGGTGGGGTAGTAAAGGGACGGAAAATCAATTTCAAAACCATTCTCATGAAAGGTTTATTGTGGGGGCTTATTGGCGGTGTTATTGGATGGTTGTTGCAAGAATTAATTAAAATAAATACTGATACGGTTCTCGGTTGGATGGGACACGGTAGTTTGAAAGATTTATATGCGAAAATTCTAGAAGGAAGTTTAATAGAAGATAAAGGAATAGAAATAATAAAGAACGCTGTTAGAATAGAATCAGCCTTTTTCGCTGCTTTTATCGCTGTCGGACTTGGTGCTTTGCTAGGGCTTGGCGAAGGATTATATTATGGATCGAAAGAAAAAGCGTTTAAGTATTTTGGCATTGGTGCAGGAATTTCCATTGTCATTGGGTTTGTAAGCGGTTATATTGCCCAATATATATATTCCACTTTACTATTCGATTCATCGACAGAAATAGGGGCGGCATTTATCCGTGGACTAGGTTGGGGAGTTATGGGACTTGGTGTAGGCTTTGCAATCGGTCTCATAAAACCCGAAAAGAAAAGAATTTTATTTTGTAGCCTTGGTGGTCTTGCTGGGGGCTTTGTAGGTGGATTTATATTTAACTTCATTTTTCAATCTACCAATACTGGTGAAAATGATTCAGGAATGATTCCGAGAGCAATTGGTATTATTATAATGGGGTTATTGATTGGCTTAGGTATTGGTTTACTTGAACAGTTTGCAAAGGCTGCTTGGCTGAAAGTTGTTAGGGGTGAATTTGAAGGTAAAGAATACCTTGTTTTTACCTGGAACAACAAGCATAGGAAATAA
- a CDS encoding cytochrome c biogenesis protein CcdC, with protein MNWVVLSSVFAVFMGVFVMIMRFRSAKKPASAKKIILPPVFMSTGALMFFFPMFQVTFLEVIEAASVGMVFSILLIKTSKFEIRDQDIYLKPSKAFAFILIGLLVLRIVLKSYLSATIDVGELGGMFWILAFGMIVPWRVAMYLNYRKLYLQLHGTATSAKTV; from the coding sequence ATGAACTGGGTCGTTCTTTCTTCAGTATTTGCGGTCTTTATGGGTGTTTTCGTCATGATTATGAGATTCCGGTCCGCAAAAAAACCAGCTAGTGCAAAAAAGATAATCCTACCACCTGTGTTTATGAGTACTGGAGCTTTAATGTTTTTCTTTCCAATGTTTCAGGTTACCTTCCTTGAGGTCATTGAAGCAGCATCTGTTGGAATGGTCTTTTCGATTTTGTTAATCAAAACGTCTAAATTTGAAATTCGTGATCAAGATATTTACCTCAAGCCTTCAAAAGCGTTTGCGTTCATTTTAATCGGACTACTAGTACTCCGGATTGTCTTAAAATCGTACTTAAGCGCAACAATCGATGTCGGTGAGCTAGGTGGAATGTTCTGGATCCTTGCCTTTGGAATGATCGTTCCGTGGCGCGTCGCCATGTATCTTAATTATCGCAAGCTATACCTGCAATTACACGGCACCGCAACGAGCGCAAAAACAGTTTAA